The following are encoded in a window of Halosolutus halophilus genomic DNA:
- a CDS encoding KH domain-containing protein encodes MQHVKIPQDRIGVLIGEGGETMREIESAAEVRLDIDSENGSVAVETVGDPVRALKGPEIVRAIGRGFAPEEALRLLEDDMMLFDVVDIDAASRNKNDMKRQKGRLIGEGGRTRELMEELSGASVVIYGSTLGIIGTPPQVDAVRSAAEMLLDGAPHGAVYSFLEEKHNEMKHQGMEYHRFPGSSGST; translated from the coding sequence ATGCAGCACGTGAAGATTCCGCAGGACCGCATCGGCGTTCTCATCGGCGAGGGCGGCGAGACGATGCGCGAAATCGAGTCGGCAGCCGAAGTCCGCCTCGACATCGACTCGGAGAACGGCTCCGTCGCCGTCGAAACCGTCGGTGATCCGGTTCGCGCCCTCAAGGGCCCCGAGATCGTCCGTGCGATCGGACGCGGCTTCGCACCCGAGGAGGCGCTCCGGCTGCTCGAGGACGACATGATGCTGTTCGACGTCGTCGACATCGACGCTGCCTCGCGCAACAAGAACGACATGAAGCGCCAGAAGGGCCGACTCATCGGGGAAGGTGGCCGTACTCGCGAACTCATGGAAGAGCTCTCCGGGGCCTCGGTCGTCATCTACGGCTCGACGCTCGGGATCATCGGCACGCCGCCGCAGGTCGACGCCGTCCGCAGCGCCGCCGAGATGCTGCTGGACGGTGCGCCACACGGCGCGGTGTACTCGTTCCTCGAAGAGAAGCACAACGAGATGAAACACCAGGGGATGGAGTATCACCGATTCCCCGGTTCGTCCGGTTCGACCTGA
- a CDS encoding metallophosphoesterase, translating to MNIGVISDTHDNVEAIERAADVFAAEGVEIVIHCGDFVAPLMIPYFGQFELHGVLGNNDGDVANLQAAFDGLGGESELHGRFASLEFDGLSVAVLHGEHREEVDAIAAGETYDFVCFGHHHERELFEEGRTTVLNPGAHVLPGSEDDRTVAVIDTLSESVRFRSLVDERSN from the coding sequence ATGAACATCGGTGTCATCTCCGACACGCACGACAACGTCGAGGCGATCGAGCGAGCCGCCGACGTCTTCGCTGCGGAGGGCGTCGAGATCGTCATCCACTGTGGCGACTTCGTCGCGCCGCTGATGATCCCGTACTTCGGCCAGTTCGAACTCCACGGCGTGCTCGGGAACAACGACGGCGACGTCGCCAACCTGCAGGCCGCGTTCGACGGGCTGGGCGGCGAGAGCGAACTCCACGGCCGGTTCGCGAGCCTCGAGTTCGACGGCCTCTCCGTTGCCGTCCTGCACGGCGAGCACCGCGAGGAGGTCGACGCGATCGCTGCCGGCGAGACGTACGATTTCGTCTGTTTCGGCCACCACCACGAGCGCGAACTCTTCGAAGAAGGGCGAACGACGGTGCTCAATCCCGGCGCACACGTCTTGCCGGGTTCCGAGGACGATCGGACGGTCGCAGTCATCGACACGCTCTCGGAGTCGGTGCGGTTCCGATCGCTGGTCGACGAGCGGAGCAACTGA
- a CDS encoding DUF7513 family protein produces the protein MSLLGKYFRGWSFRSTTPSLVPGSEVNIFVSEYDGDGVGIANVGDTRLYVEGVDPDDVGRRVRVAVTSFDETDATGRGEFREVVGESSYAG, from the coding sequence ATGAGCCTGCTCGGGAAGTACTTCCGCGGATGGTCGTTCCGATCGACAACACCCTCCCTGGTGCCCGGGAGCGAGGTAAACATCTTCGTCAGCGAGTACGATGGCGACGGCGTCGGGATCGCGAACGTCGGCGATACGCGACTCTACGTCGAGGGCGTCGACCCCGACGACGTCGGCAGGCGGGTCCGGGTCGCGGTGACGTCGTTCGACGAGACCGACGCGACGGGTCGCGGCGAGTTCCGCGAGGTCGTCGGCGAGAGTTCCTACGCCGGCTGA
- a CDS encoding Na+/H+ antiporter NhaC family protein: MGTNSTAPTDEFDTEPDETELLFYGGRGMSAFPIVFFVVWAIIQTALLRISSEEGLVLGILLGLILGMFFAKGSWKGYANTIFEGMTQPVAVTAIVAWVWAGMFAQTMQTGGFVEGLVWLADLTGVGAALFPAITFVLAALLATGIGTGYGTTIAFVALFFPAGVLLGANPVLLFGAILSGAIFGDNLAPVSDTTIVSAVTQDSDIGGVVASRFKYAIIAALLAFLGYVVASSVLPGAEITNGAEARQLFVAESDPLGLVHLLSMGVVIVTAVAGRHIVEAISWGIVVAVVANLVLGLAPASAIVRFEAPADAPAADLLGGLPIVEIVSEDPTVTGSLVEGAAGFFTLSILVLFIIGAAQIMIRGGAFQAVLDWSLDNLATNVRNAELTMVGSTALINATITINTAAEVAIGPYISKVGERFNINGYRRANILDAQTAALGYIFPWSGGVLVGFSEMQNLPETYDWFDASLVVNPVDVVPFVFHGWLLVAVFVFAALTGFGREYLIDRESEEVARV, from the coding sequence ATGGGTACAAATAGCACGGCTCCGACAGACGAGTTCGACACCGAACCGGACGAGACTGAACTCCTGTTCTACGGCGGTCGCGGGATGAGCGCGTTCCCGATCGTGTTCTTCGTCGTCTGGGCGATCATCCAGACGGCGCTGTTGCGCATCTCGAGCGAAGAGGGTCTCGTTCTCGGGATCCTCCTGGGGCTCATCCTCGGGATGTTCTTCGCGAAGGGGTCCTGGAAGGGGTACGCGAACACGATTTTCGAGGGGATGACCCAGCCAGTCGCTGTGACGGCAATCGTCGCCTGGGTCTGGGCGGGGATGTTCGCCCAGACGATGCAGACCGGCGGCTTCGTCGAGGGACTGGTCTGGCTGGCCGACCTCACCGGCGTCGGCGCGGCGCTGTTCCCGGCGATCACGTTCGTGCTGGCGGCACTGCTGGCGACCGGCATCGGGACGGGCTACGGGACGACGATCGCCTTCGTCGCCCTGTTCTTCCCGGCTGGCGTGCTCCTGGGAGCCAATCCCGTGTTGCTGTTCGGCGCGATCCTCTCGGGCGCGATCTTCGGCGACAACCTCGCGCCCGTCAGCGACACGACGATCGTCAGCGCCGTCACGCAGGACTCGGACATCGGGGGCGTCGTCGCCTCCCGGTTCAAGTACGCGATCATCGCTGCGTTGCTCGCGTTCCTCGGCTACGTCGTCGCTAGCTCGGTCCTTCCCGGCGCGGAGATCACGAACGGTGCCGAAGCCAGGCAGCTCTTCGTCGCGGAAAGCGATCCGCTCGGACTCGTTCACCTGCTCTCGATGGGGGTCGTCATCGTGACGGCGGTCGCCGGACGGCACATCGTCGAGGCGATCTCGTGGGGAATCGTCGTCGCCGTCGTGGCGAACCTCGTCCTCGGACTCGCGCCCGCAAGCGCCATCGTCCGCTTCGAGGCGCCCGCGGACGCCCCCGCGGCGGACCTGCTCGGTGGGCTGCCGATCGTCGAAATCGTTTCCGAGGATCCGACGGTGACCGGAAGCCTGGTCGAGGGCGCCGCCGGTTTCTTCACGCTGTCCATCCTCGTGTTGTTCATCATCGGGGCCGCCCAGATCATGATCCGCGGCGGGGCGTTCCAGGCGGTGCTCGACTGGTCGCTCGACAACCTCGCGACGAACGTCCGCAACGCCGAACTCACGATGGTCGGCTCGACGGCGCTGATCAACGCGACGATCACGATCAACACCGCCGCCGAGGTAGCGATCGGGCCCTACATCTCGAAGGTCGGCGAGCGGTTCAACATCAACGGCTACCGGCGCGCGAACATTCTGGACGCCCAGACGGCCGCGCTCGGCTACATCTTCCCGTGGTCCGGCGGGGTGCTGGTGGGCTTCTCCGAGATGCAGAACCTGCCGGAGACGTACGACTGGTTCGACGCCTCGCTGGTGGTCAATCCGGTCGACGTCGTTCCGTTCGTCTTCCACGGCTGGCTGCTGGTGGCGGTGTTCGTCTTCGCGGCGCTCACCGGTTTCGGCCGCGAGTACCTCATCGATCGCGAATCCGAAGAGGTGGCCCGGGTATGA
- a CDS encoding tryptophan--tRNA ligase, whose product MTDSTATPETTSDADSGDGGFTVTPYAVDGQIDYDKLLDRFGADPLTDEQIDCFPPHPMLRRRIFYAGRDVDRYLEAPESGASHAIVTGRGPSGPMHLGHVLPLYLAKRFQQETGATVYVPLSDDEKYLAKDQSFESIGEHTRENLRDILAVGFDPERTRIVIDTADADVIYPIAVRLARFLTPATVEAVYGEQDTVGLQFYPAVQATHLLLPQLVDGRQSTLVPIAVDQDPHVRVCRDVAAKEALPVRKPGALLGRFLPSLDGPGKMSSSGDAPSIELTADSETVAKTIRTHAYTGGRATVAAHREHGGDPTVDVPFQYLRFFFEPDDERLARIAADYRAGELLSGEMKELTIDRITAFLAAHQRRRTALDSLETELEPYRLTDGERRRALDRAGIPVSVAELSDRNRRLQSGSDG is encoded by the coding sequence ATGACCGATAGCACAGCCACGCCAGAGACGACTTCCGACGCCGATTCCGGCGACGGAGGGTTCACCGTCACGCCCTACGCCGTCGACGGCCAAATCGACTACGACAAGCTACTCGATCGGTTCGGTGCCGATCCCCTGACGGACGAGCAGATCGATTGCTTCCCGCCCCATCCGATGCTCCGCCGGCGGATCTTCTACGCCGGCCGGGACGTCGATCGCTACCTCGAGGCCCCCGAGTCGGGCGCATCCCACGCGATCGTCACCGGGCGCGGACCGTCGGGACCGATGCACCTCGGGCACGTCCTGCCGCTGTATCTCGCGAAGCGGTTCCAGCAGGAGACGGGTGCGACGGTCTACGTTCCGCTTTCGGACGACGAGAAGTACCTCGCGAAAGACCAGTCCTTCGAGTCGATCGGCGAACACACACGCGAGAACCTGCGAGACATCCTCGCCGTCGGCTTCGACCCCGAACGGACGCGGATCGTGATTGACACGGCCGATGCAGACGTGATCTACCCGATCGCGGTTCGACTCGCCAGGTTCCTCACGCCGGCGACCGTCGAGGCCGTCTACGGGGAGCAGGACACCGTGGGCCTGCAGTTCTACCCGGCTGTACAGGCGACGCACCTCCTGTTGCCGCAACTCGTCGACGGCCGCCAGTCAACGCTTGTCCCGATCGCCGTCGATCAGGACCCGCACGTCCGGGTCTGTCGTGACGTCGCCGCGAAGGAGGCGCTTCCCGTCCGGAAGCCCGGAGCCCTCCTCGGCCGATTTCTCCCCAGCCTCGACGGGCCGGGGAAGATGAGTTCTTCCGGCGACGCGCCGTCGATCGAACTCACGGCCGATTCCGAGACCGTCGCAAAGACGATCCGTACCCACGCGTACACGGGTGGCCGGGCGACGGTCGCGGCGCACCGCGAGCACGGCGGCGATCCGACCGTCGACGTTCCCTTCCAGTACCTGCGATTCTTCTTCGAACCCGACGACGAGCGTCTCGCACGCATCGCGGCCGACTACCGCGCGGGGGAGCTTCTCAGTGGCGAGATGAAGGAACTGACGATCGATCGGATTACGGCCTTCCTCGCCGCCCACCAGCGGCGGCGCACGGCACTGGATTCTCTCGAGACCGAACTCGAGCCCTATCGGCTCACCGACGGGGAGCGACGACGAGCGCTCGATCGAGCCGGCATTCCGGTATCTGTCGCGGAATTGAGCGATCGAAACCGGCGCTTACAGTCGGGGAGCGACGGCTAA
- a CDS encoding RNA ligase family protein, translating to MKEYPDIPPVDAAPDDLFEGHLWLLEKIDGAHLRFQLQESGLVRFGDRTRVYDDDVPEPYQHAVRHVRENLDREALRNAVDDVEDVVFFGAATHYQTIAYEWDRIPSFLGFDVWSADAEAFRPPDAVDAIFDGIGLESVNVFERERRARDFDPDSFAIPQSAWYHGPAEGVVIRNKRGQRAKLLHPDVGDEEPTPIDASAEELAARYATRDRLEKLAAELEDESRPVTFETLYDRVLENVLRETHGRLHHGETSVEMSGVRSEIGALTRAFLDDRTDGT from the coding sequence ATGAAGGAGTATCCCGACATTCCGCCGGTCGACGCTGCTCCGGACGACCTCTTCGAAGGGCATCTGTGGCTCCTCGAGAAGATCGACGGGGCACACCTCCGCTTCCAACTTCAGGAGTCGGGACTCGTCCGGTTCGGCGATCGAACCCGCGTCTACGACGACGACGTGCCCGAGCCGTACCAGCACGCCGTCCGCCACGTTCGAGAAAACCTCGACCGCGAGGCGCTCCGGAACGCCGTCGACGACGTCGAGGACGTCGTCTTCTTCGGGGCGGCGACTCACTACCAGACGATCGCCTACGAGTGGGATCGCATCCCGTCGTTTCTCGGCTTCGACGTCTGGTCGGCCGACGCGGAGGCGTTCCGCCCGCCAGACGCCGTCGACGCGATTTTCGACGGGATCGGCCTCGAGTCGGTGAACGTTTTTGAACGCGAACGCCGCGCGCGGGACTTCGACCCCGACTCGTTCGCGATCCCGCAGTCGGCGTGGTACCACGGCCCCGCCGAAGGCGTCGTGATCCGAAACAAACGGGGCCAGCGCGCGAAACTCCTCCACCCCGATGTCGGGGACGAGGAGCCGACGCCGATCGACGCATCGGCCGAGGAACTGGCAGCGAGGTACGCGACCCGTGATCGGCTTGAGAAACTCGCAGCGGAACTCGAGGACGAGAGCCGGCCCGTAACGTTCGAGACGCTCTACGATCGCGTCCTCGAGAACGTCCTTCGAGAGACTCACGGACGGCTCCACCACGGCGAGACCAGCGTCGAGATGAGCGGCGTTCGCTCCGAAATCGGCGCGCTCACGCGGGCGTTTCTCGACGATCGAACCGACGGGACGTAG
- the rio1 gene encoding serine/threonine-protein kinase Rio1, which translates to MERGTEYGLVDLDEAETPGDEWEEIDVSDTEADRIARKRDREFEQFEERIKDADQFKVEQSVFDDATFAALYKLVQDGYVEAFGGPLSTGKEANVYHALGDDREVAVKVYRINASNFRQMRDYLEGDPRFEGLGGKKKDVVLAWTKKELANLERARQAGVRVPEPIASERNVLVMEYIGNEEGRAKRLGEVHIENPETAYEVMREYMRRLYAAGLIHGDLSEYNVVFDEGQLVVIDLGQAVTVHHPNSRGFLERDCRNVASFFSRQGLDTDADELLEFVTSPEPDPSRE; encoded by the coding sequence ATGGAACGGGGAACGGAGTACGGACTGGTCGATCTCGACGAGGCCGAAACGCCGGGCGACGAGTGGGAGGAGATCGACGTCTCGGACACCGAGGCCGATCGGATCGCCCGCAAGCGCGATCGGGAGTTCGAACAGTTCGAGGAACGGATCAAGGACGCCGACCAGTTCAAGGTCGAGCAGTCGGTGTTCGACGACGCGACGTTCGCGGCGCTGTACAAGCTGGTCCAGGACGGCTACGTCGAGGCCTTCGGCGGTCCCCTCTCGACGGGCAAAGAAGCCAACGTCTACCACGCGCTGGGCGACGACCGCGAGGTAGCGGTCAAGGTGTACCGGATCAACGCCTCGAACTTCCGGCAGATGCGCGACTACCTCGAGGGCGACCCGCGCTTCGAGGGCCTGGGCGGCAAGAAGAAAGACGTCGTCCTCGCCTGGACCAAGAAGGAACTGGCGAACTTAGAGCGGGCCAGACAGGCCGGAGTTCGGGTTCCCGAACCGATCGCCTCGGAGCGCAACGTCCTGGTCATGGAGTACATCGGGAACGAGGAGGGCCGCGCGAAGCGACTCGGCGAGGTCCACATCGAGAACCCCGAAACGGCCTACGAGGTCATGCGGGAGTACATGCGCCGGCTCTACGCGGCGGGGCTGATCCACGGCGACCTGAGCGAGTACAACGTCGTCTTCGACGAGGGACAACTCGTGGTCATCGATCTCGGACAGGCCGTCACCGTCCACCACCCCAACAGCCGGGGCTTTCTCGAACGCGACTGCCGGAACGTCGCGAGTTTCTTCTCGCGGCAGGGGCTCGACACCGACGCCGACGAACTACTCGAGTTCGTGACGAGTCCCGAGCCGGATCCGTCGCGCGAGTGA
- a CDS encoding selenium-binding family protein: MSDASTSSDVEPDHDHDHHHEGPGYSTPQAAIEESDREQLAYVMSLYVGTDVDEPDFVAVVDLDPDSETYGEIVDRIEMPNRGDELHHFGWNACSSSCHVEGLERRHLIVPGQRSSRLHVIDTKDRRNPELVEVIEPEEVFEYDLSAPHTVHCVPDGKIIISMLGDADGDLPGGFLELNDDFEIEGRWEPPGEIEMNYDYWYQPRQNVMVSSEWAAPKTYYPGFDLEDVEAGKYGQKLHFWDWENGTVEQTIDLGEEGLIPLEVRFLHTPESTHGFVGAALSSNIFHFWRDEAAGEYRAEKVIDFESREHPDWDMPVPALPTDILISMDDRYLFGSNWLHGEVWMYDVSDPANPRRADSLSVGGTFGEVQEVQGRELAAGPQMIQLSLDGERLYWTTSLFSSWDDQFYPEEAERGSVMLKADVDPRNGTLELDEDFLVDWGECPAGPARAHEIRWPDGDCTSDVWQ; encoded by the coding sequence ATGAGTGATGCTAGCACTAGTAGCGACGTCGAACCGGACCACGATCACGACCACCACCACGAAGGGCCCGGCTACTCGACGCCCCAGGCCGCCATCGAGGAGAGCGATCGGGAGCAACTGGCGTACGTGATGAGCCTCTACGTCGGCACCGACGTCGACGAACCGGACTTCGTGGCAGTGGTCGACCTCGATCCCGACTCGGAGACCTACGGCGAGATCGTCGATCGCATCGAGATGCCGAACCGGGGCGACGAACTCCACCACTTCGGGTGGAACGCCTGTTCCTCGTCGTGTCACGTCGAGGGGCTGGAGCGGCGGCACTTGATCGTTCCCGGCCAGCGCTCCTCGCGGCTCCACGTGATCGACACGAAAGACCGACGAAATCCGGAACTGGTCGAGGTGATCGAACCCGAGGAGGTCTTCGAGTACGACCTCTCGGCACCGCACACGGTCCACTGCGTTCCGGACGGAAAGATCATCATCAGCATGCTCGGGGACGCCGACGGCGACCTTCCCGGCGGGTTCCTCGAGTTGAACGACGACTTCGAAATCGAGGGTCGGTGGGAGCCGCCGGGCGAAATCGAGATGAACTACGACTACTGGTACCAGCCCCGCCAGAACGTGATGGTCTCGAGCGAGTGGGCCGCGCCGAAGACCTACTATCCGGGGTTCGACCTCGAGGACGTCGAGGCGGGCAAGTACGGCCAGAAGCTCCACTTCTGGGACTGGGAGAACGGCACCGTGGAACAGACGATCGACCTCGGCGAGGAGGGACTGATCCCGCTCGAGGTGCGGTTCCTCCACACCCCCGAGTCGACCCACGGGTTCGTCGGGGCCGCCCTGTCGTCGAATATCTTCCACTTCTGGAGAGACGAAGCAGCCGGCGAGTACCGCGCGGAGAAGGTGATCGACTTCGAGAGCCGCGAACATCCCGACTGGGACATGCCCGTCCCGGCGCTCCCGACGGACATCCTCATCTCGATGGACGATCGGTACCTGTTCGGCTCGAACTGGCTTCACGGCGAGGTCTGGATGTACGACGTCTCGGACCCCGCGAACCCGCGGCGGGCCGACTCGCTCTCGGTCGGCGGCACCTTCGGCGAGGTCCAGGAGGTCCAGGGCCGCGAACTGGCCGCCGGCCCGCAGATGATCCAGCTCTCGCTCGACGGCGAGCGGCTCTACTGGACCACCTCGCTGTTCTCCTCGTGGGACGACCAGTTCTACCCCGAGGAAGCCGAGCGGGGATCGGTCATGCTGAAAGCCGACGTCGATCCGCGGAACGGGACCCTCGAACTCGACGAGGACTTCCTCGTCGACTGGGGCGAGTGCCCTGCGGGACCGGCCCGCGCCCACGAGATCCGGTGGCCCGACGGCGACTGTACGAGCGACGTCTGGCAGTGA
- a CDS encoding 2Fe-2S iron-sulfur cluster-binding protein gives MTSHDVTLEWPDGRTRTIAVREDESVLEGGERDGVGLPFGCRTGACGTCVGRLLAIDGTGGGGDAADREPIGDAGDTEPIDVADAFAYRREPRALKPRHRTGGYVLLCIATPRADCRVAVGSQVQSELVDNPWK, from the coding sequence ATGACGAGCCACGACGTGACCCTCGAGTGGCCTGACGGCCGGACGCGGACGATCGCGGTTCGCGAGGACGAGTCGGTTCTCGAGGGGGGCGAGCGCGACGGCGTCGGACTGCCGTTCGGCTGTCGGACGGGTGCCTGCGGGACCTGCGTGGGACGGCTGCTCGCGATCGACGGGACGGGAGGAGGCGGCGACGCAGCCGATCGGGAACCGATCGGCGATGCGGGTGACACAGAACCGATCGACGTCGCGGACGCGTTCGCGTACCGGCGCGAGCCGCGGGCGCTGAAACCCCGACACCGCACCGGCGGGTACGTGCTCCTGTGCATCGCTACCCCGCGAGCAGACTGTCGGGTCGCCGTCGGCTCGCAGGTACAGTCCGAACTGGTCGACAACCCCTGGAAGTAG
- a CDS encoding 2Fe-2S iron-sulfur cluster-binding protein has product MTSHDVTLEWPDGQRDIVTVDRRETVLEAALREGVRLPYDCRKGTCTACVGRLLAVDGDGSDAGASGESRSIDAAAAFDYRRPPEALTERERAEGYALLCIATARADCRVAVGPRVRAEIGDSPWG; this is encoded by the coding sequence ATGACGTCCCACGACGTGACGCTCGAGTGGCCGGACGGTCAGCGCGATATCGTGACGGTCGATCGTCGGGAGACGGTACTCGAGGCGGCCCTGCGGGAGGGAGTTCGGTTGCCGTACGACTGCCGGAAGGGGACCTGCACGGCCTGCGTGGGCCGGCTGCTCGCCGTCGACGGCGACGGTTCCGACGCCGGGGCGTCCGGCGAGAGCCGATCGATCGACGCCGCGGCGGCGTTCGACTACCGTCGCCCGCCCGAGGCGCTGACGGAGCGAGAGCGGGCGGAGGGCTACGCCCTGCTGTGTATCGCCACGGCGCGGGCCGACTGTCGCGTGGCGGTCGGTCCGCGGGTTCGCGCCGAAATCGGCGACAGCCCGTGGGGGTAG